In a genomic window of Erinaceus europaeus chromosome 12, mEriEur2.1, whole genome shotgun sequence:
- the CSF3 gene encoding granulocyte colony-stimulating factor isoform X2: MYKSSLELVTNRVPSLLPRPSAEPAARSPMKLIALQLLLWHSTLWILQTTAPLALALDLPQNFLLKCLEQVRKIQADSTALQEKLCATHRLCHPEELVLLGHSLGIPQARLSRCSSQTLQLMGCLDQLHRGLFLYQGLLQALAGVSPELAPTVDLLHLDIADFATNIWQQMEDLGVDPAVKPTQGTMPTFTSAFQRRAGGVLVASNLQSFLEGAYRALHYLAEA, encoded by the exons ATGTATAAAAGTTCTCTGGAGCTGGTCACCAACAGAGTCCCAAGCCTACTGCCCAGACCCTCAGCTGAGCCTGCTGCTAGGAGCCCCATGAAGCTGATTG ccctgcagcTGCTGCTCTGGCACAGCACGCTCTGGATCCTGCAAACAACTGCCCCCCTGGCTCTTGCCCTGGACCTGCCCCAGAACTTCCTGCTCAAGTGCTTAGAGCAAGTGCGGAAGATCCAGGCCGACAGCACTGCGCTGCAGGAGAAGCTG TGTGCCACCCACAGACTCTGCCACCCTGAGGAGCTGGTACTACTCGGGCACTCTCTGGGTATCCCCCAGGCCCGCCTGAGTCGCTGTTCCAGCCAGACTCTGCAGCTG atggGCTGCCTGGACCAACTGCACaggggtctctttctctaccaGGGCCTTCTGCAGGCCCTGGCAGGGGTCTCCCCTGAGCTAGCCCCCACAGTGGACCTGCTGCACCTGGACATTGCTGACTTTGCCACCAACATCTGGCAGCAG ATGGAAGACCTAGGGGTGGACCCTGCCGTGAAGCCCACCCAGGGCACCATGCCAACCTTCACCTCAGCCTTCCAGCGCAGGGCAGGAGGTGTCCTGGTGGCCTCCAACCTTCAGAGCTTCCTGGAGGGGGCATACCGGGCTCTGCACTACCTTGCTGAGGCCTGA
- the CSF3 gene encoding granulocyte colony-stimulating factor isoform X1 has product MYKSSLELVTNRVPSLLPRPSAEPAARSPMKLIALQLLLWHSTLWILQTTAPLALALDLPQNFLLKCLEQVRKIQADSTALQEKLVRGTKGSRNMQCATHRLCHPEELVLLGHSLGIPQARLSRCSSQTLQLMGCLDQLHRGLFLYQGLLQALAGVSPELAPTVDLLHLDIADFATNIWQQMEDLGVDPAVKPTQGTMPTFTSAFQRRAGGVLVASNLQSFLEGAYRALHYLAEA; this is encoded by the exons ATGTATAAAAGTTCTCTGGAGCTGGTCACCAACAGAGTCCCAAGCCTACTGCCCAGACCCTCAGCTGAGCCTGCTGCTAGGAGCCCCATGAAGCTGATTG ccctgcagcTGCTGCTCTGGCACAGCACGCTCTGGATCCTGCAAACAACTGCCCCCCTGGCTCTTGCCCTGGACCTGCCCCAGAACTTCCTGCTCAAGTGCTTAGAGCAAGTGCGGAAGATCCAGGCCGACAGCACTGCGCTGCAGGAGAAGCTGGTGAGAGGGACCAAGGGGAGTAgaaacatgcag TGTGCCACCCACAGACTCTGCCACCCTGAGGAGCTGGTACTACTCGGGCACTCTCTGGGTATCCCCCAGGCCCGCCTGAGTCGCTGTTCCAGCCAGACTCTGCAGCTG atggGCTGCCTGGACCAACTGCACaggggtctctttctctaccaGGGCCTTCTGCAGGCCCTGGCAGGGGTCTCCCCTGAGCTAGCCCCCACAGTGGACCTGCTGCACCTGGACATTGCTGACTTTGCCACCAACATCTGGCAGCAG ATGGAAGACCTAGGGGTGGACCCTGCCGTGAAGCCCACCCAGGGCACCATGCCAACCTTCACCTCAGCCTTCCAGCGCAGGGCAGGAGGTGTCCTGGTGGCCTCCAACCTTCAGAGCTTCCTGGAGGGGGCATACCGGGCTCTGCACTACCTTGCTGAGGCCTGA